In the genome of Olsenella profusa DSM 13989, one region contains:
- a CDS encoding phospho-sugar mutase, translated as MDQQTQARVQHWKDNVTEQDLKEELESLLAGEEEKLNDAFYRELAFGTAGLRGVLGVGTNRMNVHVVAQATQGLADYLNAHYDKPTLALARDSRLKGEDFQKVAAGVLAANGIHVFVYPRIEPVPTLSFAVRYLHTSAGIVLTASHNPAQYNGYKVYNDNGGQITDEAAAEISANIERVDPFKDVKRMDFDEGLSQGLIEWTPEEVLDSFIDNVKKVSIPGFKADPSYSVVYTPLNGTGMECVSRILKEIGVENVSVVKEQAEPDGNFPTCTYPNPEFREALQLALDLAEKVKPSLVVATDPDADRMGTAIPHEGEYKLLSGNEMGVLLMNWLAEMAAQNGEDVRRKVAVTTIVSSTMPDVLARDKGFELRRVLTGFKYIGDQIDQLKDEGEEDRYLMGFEESYGYLIGTHARDKDAIVAVEMCVEMAAHYAVQGKDLYEAMEDLYQRYGYYLNGTVSSQFPGAAGAERMTQIMDGLRTNPPTEIAGYKVLGSTDYATGPEMPRVSGLQKEAAQVLPPANVIEFRLEDDNKVIFRPSGTEPKVKAYLFSKGATRAESEAVRDRLQAASERILS; from the coding sequence ATGGATCAGCAGACGCAGGCGAGGGTTCAGCACTGGAAGGACAACGTCACCGAGCAGGACCTCAAGGAGGAACTCGAGAGCCTCCTGGCCGGTGAGGAGGAGAAGCTCAACGATGCCTTCTATCGTGAGCTCGCCTTTGGCACGGCGGGTCTGCGTGGCGTGCTGGGCGTTGGCACCAATCGCATGAACGTCCATGTGGTGGCCCAGGCAACGCAGGGCCTGGCGGACTACCTCAATGCGCACTATGACAAGCCTACGCTGGCCCTGGCGCGCGACAGCCGCCTCAAAGGCGAGGACTTCCAGAAGGTGGCCGCTGGCGTGCTTGCCGCCAATGGCATCCACGTGTTCGTGTATCCCCGCATCGAGCCCGTCCCCACGCTGTCCTTCGCGGTGCGCTACCTGCACACCTCCGCAGGCATCGTGCTCACGGCCTCCCATAACCCCGCCCAGTACAATGGCTACAAGGTCTACAACGACAACGGTGGCCAGATCACGGACGAGGCGGCGGCGGAGATCAGTGCCAACATCGAAAGGGTCGACCCGTTCAAGGACGTCAAGCGCATGGACTTCGACGAGGGCCTCTCCCAGGGCCTCATCGAGTGGACGCCCGAGGAGGTGCTTGACTCCTTCATCGACAACGTCAAGAAGGTCTCCATCCCCGGCTTCAAGGCCGACCCCTCCTACTCCGTGGTCTACACACCGCTCAATGGCACGGGCATGGAGTGCGTGAGCCGCATCCTCAAGGAGATCGGCGTTGAGAACGTCTCCGTGGTCAAGGAGCAGGCCGAGCCCGATGGAAACTTCCCCACCTGCACGTATCCCAACCCCGAGTTCCGTGAGGCGCTGCAGCTTGCGCTCGACCTTGCCGAGAAGGTCAAGCCGAGCCTCGTGGTGGCCACCGATCCCGACGCCGACCGCATGGGCACCGCCATCCCGCACGAGGGGGAGTACAAGCTGCTCTCCGGCAACGAGATGGGCGTGCTGCTCATGAACTGGCTCGCCGAGATGGCCGCCCAGAACGGTGAGGACGTGCGCCGCAAGGTGGCTGTCACCACCATCGTGTCCTCCACCATGCCTGACGTGCTGGCCCGCGACAAGGGCTTCGAGCTCAGGCGCGTGCTCACGGGCTTCAAGTACATCGGCGACCAGATCGACCAGCTCAAGGATGAAGGCGAGGAGGATCGCTACCTCATGGGCTTCGAGGAGTCCTATGGCTACCTCATCGGCACCCATGCGCGCGACAAGGACGCCATCGTCGCCGTGGAGATGTGCGTGGAGATGGCCGCCCACTATGCCGTCCAGGGCAAGGACCTCTACGAGGCCATGGAGGACCTGTACCAGCGGTACGGCTATTACCTCAACGGCACCGTCAGCTCCCAGTTCCCCGGTGCCGCGGGTGCCGAGCGCATGACGCAGATCATGGACGGACTGCGCACGAACCCGCCCACCGAGATTGCCGGCTACAAGGTGCTGGGCAGCACCGACTACGCCACGGGCCCCGAGATGCCACGCGTCTCCGGTCTGCAGAAGGAGGCCGCACAGGTGCTGCCGCCGGCAAACGTCATCGAGTTCCGCCTCGAGGACGACAACAAGGTCATCTTCCGCCCGTCCGGCACCGAGCCCAAGGTGAAGGCCTACCTCTTCTCCAAGGGTGCCACGCGTGCCGAGAGCGAGGCCGTGCGCGACAGGCTCCAAGCCGCATCGGAGCGGATCCTGTCGTAG
- a CDS encoding transposase, translating into MLKREHSRAFETARVERGSALRKRRPVDVEAVFGGIRRSWRLARFCLRSLREGDHELRLVAAGRNLRKLALALTA; encoded by the coding sequence CTGCTAAAACGGGAACACTCGAGGGCCTTCGAGACGGCGCGCGTCGAGCGCGGGTCTGCTCTCAGGAAGCGGCGCCCCGTCGATGTCGAGGCCGTCTTCGGTGGCATCAGGCGCAGCTGGCGCCTCGCGAGGTTCTGCCTGAGAAGCCTGAGGGAGGGAGACCACGAGCTCAGGCTCGTGGCTGCGGGCCGTAACCTCAGGAAGCTCGCCCTGGCCCTCACTGCGTAG
- a CDS encoding arginine repressor yields the protein MVKRRNGRQEAIKEIVRGKSVRTQHALVDELQQLGYNCTQATVSRDIADMGLRKLSEGIYVLAEDLHLQRMVSEFVTSIDRAENLVVVRTQPGTAPGVAAAVDAASLSEVLGSVAGNDTVLVVCRDIDAAMVVVDLIDKLHASRK from the coding sequence ATGGTGAAGCGCAGAAACGGCAGACAAGAGGCCATCAAGGAGATTGTGAGAGGCAAGTCCGTGCGTACCCAGCATGCGCTCGTGGACGAGCTTCAGCAGCTGGGTTACAACTGCACCCAGGCGACGGTCTCACGTGACATCGCAGACATGGGTCTGCGCAAGCTGAGCGAGGGCATCTATGTCCTCGCGGAGGATCTCCATCTGCAGCGTATGGTCTCCGAGTTCGTCACCTCCATCGATCGCGCGGAGAACCTTGTCGTCGTGCGCACGCAGCCAGGCACCGCTCCGGGCGTTGCGGCTGCCGTGGATGCGGCATCCCTGTCTGAGGTCCTGGGTTCGGTTGCGGGGAATGACACGGTGCTGGTGGTGTGTCGGGACATCGATGCCGCCATGGTCGTTGTCGACCTCATCGACAAGCTGCATGCCTCGAGGAAGTAG
- a CDS encoding transglycosylase domain-containing protein, which produces MGIRTRRARKRSRTHIVGFSLVGILGFMALLMIAMGASLGALVSSWLQDLPDYSSADAYLVAEPTTVYASDGSVIAEYYLQNRRSVELDAISPYVRQATVDIEDRRFYQHNGVDPQGIVRAVFVQLAGGSEGASTITQQLVRNTVLSDEQFEQSLKRKVREAYIAIQMEKMYTKDQILNMYLNTIYYGHGAYGIEAASMTYFNKHASDLTLAEAATLSGLPQSPSAYDPFSNPGAAATRRNLVLDWMLSEGDITQEEHDEAVGEPLVTNEGSFSDTNTTYPYFTDYVKQLLLEDFDQDTVMKGGLQVYTTLDPTAQKAAENAVSSRLKAIGNSKLQAALVAVDPTTGYVKAMVGGRSYSESQFNMATQAKRQAGSSFKTFTLVDAISQGMNPNITINCSSPMQISPTWKVQNFGNTSYGSISLMQAFAVSSNTGFVQVAQAVGAESIVSTAKSMGIDEDMPAYDSITLGTVGIPPLQMAEAYATVATNGVHRDAVAITKIEDRNGNTVYEHQDEPTQVIDAPVAQAAREVMEGVCKGNGTANAIASTLKANTPVAGKTGTSENYRDLWFCGITPQYSVAVWCGYAEEGSVRVGGSAGHPYNTSVPIFVSFINSALAGQARQEFPTTTEKPQYKSNGSWKFKGTTVKSTPKTNGRRTTNTPDTNSTSTPNTPNGTNGNGGGGTTTNTNSTGTGTSGGGSGGSNGGNSGSGSSGSSGSSGGGTGGTGH; this is translated from the coding sequence ATGGGCATTCGCACCCGAAGGGCACGCAAGCGCTCACGCACGCATATCGTTGGCTTCAGCCTGGTGGGAATCCTCGGCTTCATGGCGCTCCTCATGATCGCCATGGGTGCATCCCTGGGCGCTCTCGTCTCAAGCTGGCTGCAGGACCTGCCCGACTACTCCTCCGCAGACGCCTACCTGGTGGCGGAGCCCACGACGGTCTACGCATCCGACGGCTCGGTCATAGCGGAGTACTACCTGCAGAACCGCAGGAGCGTGGAGCTCGACGCCATCTCGCCCTACGTGCGCCAGGCCACCGTGGACATCGAGGACAGGCGCTTCTACCAGCACAACGGCGTCGACCCGCAGGGCATCGTGCGTGCCGTCTTCGTGCAGCTCGCCGGTGGCTCCGAGGGCGCCTCAACCATCACCCAGCAGCTCGTGAGGAACACCGTCCTCTCCGACGAGCAGTTCGAGCAGAGCCTCAAGCGCAAGGTGCGCGAGGCCTACATCGCCATCCAGATGGAGAAGATGTACACCAAGGACCAGATCCTCAACATGTACCTCAACACCATCTACTACGGTCACGGCGCCTATGGCATCGAGGCCGCCTCGATGACCTACTTCAACAAGCATGCGAGCGACCTCACGCTGGCCGAGGCTGCGACGCTCTCGGGCCTGCCGCAGTCCCCCTCCGCCTACGACCCGTTCTCCAACCCCGGCGCTGCCGCCACCCGCCGCAACCTCGTCCTGGACTGGATGCTCTCCGAGGGCGACATCACCCAGGAGGAACATGACGAGGCCGTGGGCGAGCCACTCGTCACCAACGAGGGCTCCTTCTCCGACACCAACACCACCTATCCCTACTTCACCGACTACGTGAAGCAGCTCCTGCTGGAGGACTTCGACCAGGACACCGTCATGAAGGGCGGGCTGCAGGTGTACACCACGCTCGACCCCACGGCCCAGAAGGCAGCGGAGAATGCCGTCTCCAGCAGGCTCAAGGCCATCGGCAACTCCAAGCTCCAGGCGGCGCTCGTCGCCGTCGACCCCACGACGGGCTACGTAAAGGCCATGGTGGGTGGCAGGAGCTACTCGGAGAGCCAGTTCAACATGGCGACGCAGGCAAAGCGCCAGGCGGGCTCGAGCTTCAAGACCTTCACGCTGGTCGATGCCATATCCCAGGGCATGAACCCCAACATCACCATCAACTGCTCGTCGCCCATGCAGATATCGCCCACGTGGAAGGTGCAGAACTTCGGCAACACCAGCTACGGCTCGATATCCCTCATGCAGGCGTTCGCCGTCTCGTCCAACACGGGCTTCGTCCAGGTTGCCCAGGCGGTCGGCGCCGAGAGCATCGTGAGCACCGCGAAGTCCATGGGCATCGACGAGGACATGCCCGCCTACGACTCCATCACGCTGGGCACCGTGGGCATCCCGCCCCTCCAGATGGCCGAGGCCTATGCGACCGTCGCCACCAATGGCGTGCATCGAGACGCCGTGGCGATCACCAAGATCGAGGATCGCAATGGCAACACCGTCTACGAGCACCAAGACGAGCCCACCCAGGTCATAGACGCCCCTGTCGCCCAGGCGGCACGCGAGGTCATGGAGGGCGTCTGCAAGGGCAACGGCACGGCGAACGCCATCGCGAGCACGCTCAAGGCCAACACCCCCGTCGCCGGCAAGACCGGCACGTCCGAAAACTACCGCGACCTGTGGTTCTGTGGTATCACCCCCCAGTACTCCGTCGCCGTGTGGTGCGGCTACGCAGAGGAGGGCAGCGTGCGCGTGGGTGGCAGTGCCGGCCACCCCTACAACACCTCGGTCCCCATCTTCGTCTCCTTCATCAACTCCGCCCTGGCAGGACAGGCACGTCAGGAGTTCCCCACCACAACGGAGAAACCCCAGTACAAGTCCAATGGATCATGGAAGTTCAAGGGCACGACGGTCAAGAGCACTCCCAAGACCAATGGCAGACGCACGACGAACACACCCGACACCAACTCCACCTCGACACCTAACACGCCAAACGGCACCAATGGCAATGGCGGTGGTGGTACCACCACAAACACCAATTCCACGGGCACAGGAACCTCCGGCGGCGGTTCGGGTGGCAGCAATGGCGGCAACTCAGGTTCCGGCAGCTCCGGCAGCTCCGGCAGCTCTGGCGGAGGGACAGGCGGAACGGGCCACTAG
- a CDS encoding DUF6541 family protein: protein MWLSLYMALAVAAAVLFAPGLMLGRTMGLTSKGALLVGAPLSATLYCMLGLAYHLLGVPATPLTMLLVPTLLLVAGCVVRTWHERKAHGTGGQATGYLAEGVPWRLVLLYAAVGLAAGLVLFAAALPQIDIPMQAWDVVSHLNTTRAMMDAQVMDPRGVSVYAVDEALNVMPGPHGFYPSAWNIVVALVAGVSDIDMALCFLAVNLCFAFVAFPLSTLLALTTLFPQRRGIRAFGALAAIGVTAFPWQLLAYGPLYPNLAGLCMLPAAFALFTRVAHRTATGGRWARCATVLALMVPGMTFLHPNTFFTLGLLLVPWIIHNIRSLGTVRVGRLHLPNPLIVLTFVALAAFVWNGLATSSALRPITEFQWAPFATMPQSLISVLTLSYLNPFHPMAPELAAGALVLIGFVRLLRERADRWLCGSYGLAVVLVLAAQHLDGAAREVLTGFWYNDPARISAMAAIPAVALLAIGLDRTRVWIAGLAERWGGRRGAREPHAATPIACGAALSVAFVALTFWPGVGLPYDRSLNTPVNADHPSDARATIPRDGTIETPMGTYHDVLAHEYRTDGTINPEEIDFLRQVRAIVGTDVVINDPTDGSAQVYGQFGIRCLYRYFDGFYKYEQSHESLVIRYRLDHLADDRSVREAVATTDARYVLILDHDAAQGSYLAGFNDHDMWRGIEDITDDTPGFTVALSEGNMRLYRIDRQG from the coding sequence ATGTGGCTCTCACTGTACATGGCGCTTGCCGTCGCCGCAGCCGTCCTGTTCGCCCCTGGCCTTATGTTGGGGCGCACCATGGGTCTCACAAGCAAGGGGGCGCTCCTGGTTGGCGCCCCCCTCTCGGCAACGCTCTACTGCATGCTGGGGCTGGCCTACCACCTGCTGGGTGTCCCCGCCACGCCCCTGACCATGCTGCTGGTCCCGACGCTCCTCCTCGTCGCAGGCTGCGTCGTGCGCACCTGGCATGAGCGGAAGGCGCACGGGACAGGCGGACAGGCGACCGGCTACCTCGCCGAGGGCGTCCCCTGGCGGCTCGTCCTCCTCTATGCGGCCGTTGGCCTCGCGGCCGGCCTCGTGCTCTTTGCCGCCGCCCTCCCGCAGATCGACATCCCCATGCAGGCCTGGGACGTCGTGAGCCATCTCAACACCACGCGCGCCATGATGGATGCCCAGGTCATGGATCCGCGCGGGGTCTCGGTCTACGCCGTTGACGAGGCACTCAACGTCATGCCCGGGCCCCATGGCTTCTATCCCTCCGCCTGGAACATCGTGGTGGCACTCGTGGCAGGCGTCTCGGACATCGATATGGCCCTCTGCTTTCTGGCGGTCAACCTCTGCTTTGCCTTCGTGGCGTTTCCCCTCTCGACGCTCCTTGCCCTGACAACGCTCTTCCCCCAGCGCCGGGGCATCAGGGCGTTTGGCGCACTGGCCGCCATCGGTGTGACGGCGTTTCCCTGGCAGCTGCTCGCCTACGGTCCGCTCTATCCCAACCTCGCCGGGCTGTGCATGCTCCCTGCCGCCTTCGCGCTCTTCACGCGTGTGGCGCATCGTACGGCCACGGGCGGCCGTTGGGCCCGCTGTGCCACCGTCCTGGCCCTCATGGTTCCGGGCATGACCTTCCTGCACCCCAACACCTTCTTCACGCTCGGACTGCTGCTGGTGCCTTGGATCATTCACAACATCCGCTCCCTCGGCACCGTGCGCGTGGGCAGGCTGCACCTGCCCAATCCCCTCATCGTGCTCACCTTCGTGGCGCTTGCCGCCTTCGTCTGGAACGGACTCGCCACCTCGTCCGCACTCAGGCCCATCACCGAGTTCCAGTGGGCGCCGTTTGCGACGATGCCGCAGTCCCTCATCAGTGTGCTGACGCTCTCGTACCTCAATCCCTTCCACCCGATGGCTCCCGAGCTCGCCGCGGGGGCACTCGTGCTCATAGGCTTCGTCCGCCTGCTGCGCGAGCGAGCGGATCGCTGGCTCTGCGGCTCATATGGCCTGGCCGTGGTGCTCGTCCTGGCGGCGCAGCACCTGGACGGCGCCGCGCGCGAGGTGCTCACGGGCTTCTGGTACAACGACCCCGCCCGCATATCTGCCATGGCGGCCATTCCCGCCGTGGCGCTGCTCGCCATCGGGCTCGACCGCACCCGCGTGTGGATCGCTGGCTTGGCCGAGCGTTGGGGCGGCAGGCGCGGTGCACGCGAGCCGCACGCCGCCACGCCCATCGCCTGCGGCGCCGCACTTTCGGTCGCCTTCGTGGCCCTCACCTTCTGGCCGGGCGTCGGCCTGCCCTACGACAGGTCCCTCAACACACCCGTGAACGCCGACCACCCCTCCGATGCGCGGGCCACCATCCCCCGCGACGGGACCATCGAGACCCCCATGGGCACCTATCACGATGTGCTCGCGCACGAATACCGCACGGACGGCACCATCAACCCCGAGGAGATCGACTTCCTCAGGCAGGTGCGCGCCATCGTGGGAACCGACGTGGTCATCAACGACCCCACCGACGGCAGCGCACAGGTCTATGGCCAGTTTGGCATCAGGTGCCTCTATCGCTACTTTGACGGCTTCTACAAGTACGAGCAGTCGCACGAGAGCCTGGTCATCCGCTATCGGCTCGATCATCTGGCCGACGACCGCTCCGTGCGGGAGGCGGTTGCCACGACGGACGCACGTTACGTCCTCATCCTCGACCATGATGCCGCCCAGGGTTCCTACCTCGCTGGATTCAATGACCACGACATGTGGCGGGGCATCGAGGACATCACGGACGACACGCCCGGCTTCACGGTGGCTCTCTCCGAAGGGAACATGCGCCTGTACCGCATCGACCGACAGGGATAG
- a CDS encoding acyl-CoA dehydratase activase — protein MTATCADTVTHTVYYACKYTPTELLAGLGAQARLAEADVPSFDEADRLAHPNLCGYGKGLIERLLASDVHEVVLVTCCDVIRRAYDVVCERGNLDFAYLLDLPHHRDAAARRLFRARLADLAERYAAYSGRGFDAGAALAAFVPPLPREHAPISLLGAHATSSLLDAISSAIDRPVENRTCTERHVLASPPARLARAQSPASCAACEAREADGGPLDDFLDWYADALLDQMPCMRMTDASARTRLVGAEGQRGIIYHTMKFCDYYGFEYAALTTREDVPMVKVETDGSSQSAGQLRTRLEAFGEALRGTDADATTTRTAPGGQTYVLGVDSGSTSTDAAIVDGAGEVVASVIVPTGAKATESARRAKAEVLGRAGLSEDDMALKVATGYGRDSIPDMDSSITEITCHARGAHLLAPEARTIIDIGGQDSKVIHLDENGNVLNFVMNDKCAAGTGRFMEMMARALEMPLDEFCATGLTWKRDVRISSMCTVFAESEVVSLVAQDTPVPDIIHGLCESVARKTATLAKRVRGEAPYLMTGGVANNAGVVRALEDVLGAPVRTHEESQLCGAIGAALLGLDSMS, from the coding sequence ATGACGGCGACATGCGCCGATACCGTGACGCATACGGTCTACTATGCCTGCAAGTACACGCCCACGGAGCTGCTGGCGGGCCTTGGTGCCCAGGCGCGCCTGGCCGAGGCGGACGTGCCTTCCTTTGACGAGGCGGATCGCCTCGCCCATCCCAACCTCTGTGGCTACGGCAAGGGACTCATAGAGCGGCTGTTGGCGTCAGACGTGCACGAGGTGGTGCTCGTCACCTGCTGTGATGTGATCCGCCGTGCCTACGACGTGGTGTGTGAGCGCGGGAACCTCGACTTTGCCTATCTGCTCGACCTGCCCCATCACCGTGACGCGGCGGCACGCAGGCTCTTTCGCGCGCGCCTGGCCGACCTTGCCGAGCGCTATGCCGCCTACAGCGGACGCGGCTTTGACGCCGGGGCGGCCCTCGCGGCGTTCGTGCCGCCGCTGCCCCGCGAGCACGCGCCCATCTCCCTGCTGGGGGCGCACGCCACGTCCTCCCTGCTCGACGCCATCTCCTCCGCCATCGATCGACCCGTGGAGAACCGCACCTGCACCGAGCGACATGTGCTCGCGTCTCCCCCGGCACGCCTGGCCCGCGCCCAGTCCCCGGCATCATGCGCCGCCTGCGAGGCGCGCGAGGCGGACGGGGGACCCTTGGACGACTTCCTGGACTGGTACGCCGATGCGCTCCTCGACCAGATGCCCTGCATGCGCATGACGGACGCCAGCGCACGCACGCGGCTCGTGGGGGCGGAGGGCCAGCGTGGCATCATCTATCACACCATGAAGTTCTGCGACTACTACGGCTTCGAGTACGCCGCACTCACCACGAGGGAGGACGTTCCCATGGTCAAGGTCGAGACGGACGGCAGCTCGCAGAGCGCCGGCCAGCTGCGCACGCGGCTCGAGGCGTTTGGCGAGGCGCTGCGCGGCACCGACGCGGATGCCACCACGACACGCACGGCACCAGGAGGGCAGACCTATGTGCTCGGCGTGGACTCCGGCTCCACCTCCACCGATGCGGCCATCGTGGATGGGGCGGGCGAGGTGGTGGCGAGCGTCATCGTGCCCACGGGTGCAAAGGCAACCGAGAGCGCCCGGCGTGCAAAGGCCGAGGTGCTCGGAAGGGCGGGCCTTTCCGAGGATGACATGGCCCTCAAGGTTGCCACCGGCTACGGGCGTGACAGCATCCCCGACATGGACAGCTCCATCACCGAGATCACCTGCCACGCCCGCGGCGCGCACCTTCTGGCGCCCGAGGCGCGCACGATCATCGACATCGGCGGGCAGGACTCCAAGGTCATCCATCTGGATGAGAACGGCAACGTCCTCAACTTCGTCATGAACGACAAGTGCGCCGCCGGCACCGGTCGCTTCATGGAGATGATGGCCCGCGCGCTGGAGATGCCGCTCGACGAGTTCTGCGCCACAGGGCTCACATGGAAGAGGGACGTCAGGATCTCCAGCATGTGCACCGTGTTCGCGGAGAGCGAGGTCGTCTCGCTGGTGGCCCAGGACACGCCTGTGCCCGACATCATCCACGGCCTCTGCGAGAGCGTGGCGCGCAAGACCGCCACCCTGGCCAAGCGCGTGAGGGGGGAGGCGCCCTACCTCATGACCGGCGGCGTCGCCAACAATGCCGGTGTGGTGAGGGCCCTGGAGGACGTGCTGGGGGCACCCGTGCGCACCCATGAGGAGTCACAGCTCTGCGGGGCCATCGGGGCGGCGCTGCTCGGACTGGACAGCATGAGCTAG
- a CDS encoding 2-hydroxyacyl-CoA dehydratase subunit D, which translates to MAQRSVGDRIIGWYGDVAARNLESRPDRVRQWLMMGFKLMARKSRLLPDGRFLRSGREGYALFMNSVVDAMADAENSVITSIFMPNELFRALHLMPVTAEAVASFVSGAQAESAFIGQAEGAGFPETYCSYHRVLMGLATSGILRPRRYLAATSVACDANNLTFRELARRWDVPFAYVDVPYETTRDSIGYVADQLRAVARDVGEAYGRTLDEELLHEMVTRSLATQDTLAESLPLRRGRYLANTMTLDMMEMLDLMLSLGTPEAARLASHMCEDYREAPAYRGINLVWAHVSPYFLGSIAEHIDHSQEAQIVASDMMFNHVPAPGEERLFGADHPFEAMAERVSRSCFNGPAERRVRCLSRLARKTGADGVVVFCHWGCKQTAGAAQLMRTRLEAEGLPVLVLDGDACERANCMEGQMSTRLSAFLELLRTRREGT; encoded by the coding sequence ATGGCACAGCGGAGCGTGGGCGACCGCATCATAGGGTGGTACGGCGATGTGGCCGCACGCAACCTGGAGTCACGGCCCGACAGGGTACGTCAGTGGCTCATGATGGGCTTCAAGCTCATGGCGCGAAAGTCCCGCCTGTTGCCCGACGGGAGATTCCTGCGCTCGGGCAGGGAGGGCTATGCGCTCTTCATGAACTCCGTGGTGGATGCCATGGCCGACGCGGAGAACTCCGTGATCACCAGCATCTTCATGCCCAACGAGCTCTTTCGTGCCCTGCACCTCATGCCCGTGACGGCCGAGGCCGTGGCATCGTTCGTGAGCGGTGCCCAGGCGGAGAGCGCCTTCATCGGACAGGCCGAGGGGGCGGGCTTTCCCGAGACGTACTGTTCGTACCACCGCGTGCTCATGGGGCTGGCCACCTCCGGCATCCTGCGGCCGCGCAGGTACCTGGCGGCGACCTCCGTCGCCTGCGATGCCAACAACCTCACGTTTCGCGAGCTCGCCCGAAGGTGGGACGTTCCCTTTGCCTATGTGGATGTGCCCTATGAGACCACGCGCGACTCCATCGGGTATGTGGCCGACCAGCTGCGCGCGGTCGCCCGCGACGTCGGGGAGGCCTATGGGCGTACGCTGGACGAGGAGCTGCTCCACGAGATGGTGACGCGCTCCCTCGCGACACAGGACACCCTCGCAGAGAGCCTGCCCCTGAGGCGCGGGAGGTACCTGGCCAACACCATGACGCTCGACATGATGGAGATGCTGGATCTCATGCTCTCGTTGGGCACGCCCGAGGCGGCGCGGCTTGCCAGCCACATGTGCGAGGACTACCGGGAGGCACCCGCCTACCGGGGCATCAACCTGGTGTGGGCGCACGTCTCCCCCTACTTCCTGGGGTCCATCGCAGAGCACATAGACCATTCGCAGGAGGCGCAGATCGTCGCCTCCGACATGATGTTCAATCACGTGCCCGCCCCCGGCGAGGAGCGCCTCTTCGGTGCCGACCACCCCTTTGAGGCCATGGCGGAACGCGTGAGCAGGAGCTGCTTCAACGGACCCGCGGAGCGTCGCGTCAGGTGCCTGAGCAGGCTGGCCCGAAAGACCGGGGCCGACGGGGTGGTGGTGTTCTGCCACTGGGGCTGCAAGCAGACGGCGGGCGCCGCCCAGCTCATGCGTACGAGGCTCGAGGCCGAGGGCCTGCCCGTGCTGGTGCTTGACGGGGATGCCTGCGAGCGCGCCAACTGCATGGAGGGCCAGATGTCCACGCGCCTCTCGGCCTTCCTGGAACTGCTGCGCACGCGGAGGGAGGGGACATGA